The genomic interval ACAAGCCATTTAGCACCGTCTATGTTCAGCTCGCACGTTAGAGTTTTTAGCTGTTCGacaattttaataacaattgCACAATTTTAATTCTTAAATACATTGTGTTCTGCAGCGAAGTCGAGGAGATGCCCTCCTTTGGATCGCCGGCAAAGCTCTTGAGCACAACATCCTTGACAATCTGCCAGGTGCGCGAAAAATCGGCCGTCTCAATGTCCGAGTACTCCCAGGAGCTGTCCACACTTGTGCAGAGCGTGCGATCGGGCAGATCCGGCAGCGTGCGATATTCGTCGTCCACAAAATTCACAAACGAGGACTTGGTGGTCTTCAGGAGGCGCAGTCCTTTGATGCCCGTAAAGACTGTCGGCTTGGAATCTGCAAGGAGCGAAACGTTATAAGGGATATCTGCTGGCTTCTCATCATATTTCCACGTACCTTGTCGTGTAAGGATCACGTCGCAAAAATGTTGCGCCGAGGGCTGCAAGATGAAGGCGTGATTGTGCAGCTGGGAGCTGTCGCTTGTTCTGGGACAAGCGCTACTCTCGCCCTGCTTGGCGGCGTCATCCATGCGCATGCGCTGCCAGGGCAACGTATCCATGTGCACATGCACCTCCTCCACGTGCGCATATGTGCTAAGAATATGCCTGGCCACGAGCAGGGCAAACTTTTCAGGAATATCGATGCCATGCTTCTTGGCCAGTACGAAAACGAGATTCTTCTGCGCATCTGTGTCCACAATATCCGCATTGTTGCCATACAAATAGTccttgctgctgctcagcttCAGGTGTGTGCTCATCTGGAATTCCTGAATGCTGTGCACCGAACCGTGGCGTTTCACATACATCAGCTTGAATGCATCCTTGCCATAGCCCTTGTTGAGTATTTTGTACCTTTGACCTTGCTCCGGGCCGCCCACCTCTGGCCCCTTCTGGCTCCTGATCTGCCGCAGTGGAGTCGCAAACATTGCTGACAGGAATCAGCAAAAGATATTCAATAACTGTTCAAAAACAGCGAAACGCACCCATTTTATACTTTACTCACATTTAGACTCTCATTTTCGTTTATGGTCTGCACCTATTGAAAATGCGTACaaggggtatattggttttgtgcagACGCATGTAACAGGCCGaagaaaaatgcatttgcgaccctataaagtatatacaaattCATGATGACCATCAATAATCATCAATAGTCTAATCATCTAGATTATCTAGCCCCATCTAGCCCTGTTCGTCTTTATTGAGGCGTCGATCTCAGAATGGAATGAAGAATCTCCTGGTGCTTGGATagtataaattaatttctgacgatgatgatgagtCATATAAAGTGAAGGAAGTGCAAGTAAAAAATGTAAAGC from Drosophila virilis strain 15010-1051.87 chromosome 2, Dvir_AGI_RSII-ME, whole genome shotgun sequence carries:
- the LOC26530903 gene encoding uricase codes for the protein MFATPLRQIRSQKGPEVGGPEQGQRYKILNKGYGKDAFKLMYVKRHGSVHSIQEFQMSTHLKLSSSKDYLYGNNADIVDTDAQKNLVFVLAKKHGIDIPEKFALLVARHILSTYAHVEEVHVHMDTLPWQRMRMDDAAKQGESSACPRTSDSSQLHNHAFILQPSAQHFCDVILTRQDSKPTVFTGIKGLRLLKTTKSSFVNFVDDEYRTLPDLPDRTLCTSVDSSWEYSDIETADFSRTWQIVKDVVLKSFAGDPKEGISSTSLQNTMYLRIKIVQLLLKLSNS